The DNA region TGCAGTTGGAGGGTGCCCCCGGCCACCGGCTGGTCGCCCACTACGCCAACCCCGGGACCCCCGACCACGACAAAATGATCCTCCTGGACATGCCTGTCACCGAACCGGACCTCAAACCCGCGCAAGAGAAGCGGAACTGACGGCGGCGGCGGGCGTGACCGCTTCGACCTGATCCAGGCTTCGAGCAGCTTCTGGAACGAGCCGAGGACGGCCTCGCCCCCTGTCGGTCGATGATGCTCCACGAGAACGATGGAGCTACGCGGACACCGCGACCACGTGCTTGCCCACGACGCCGCCACGCTCGAACGCCTCGTGCGCTGCGGCGATGTCCGCGTAGGGGTACACGCTGTGGACCACCGGGCGCAGCGCACCCGAAATGACATGGTCAGCCACATCACGCAGCACGGCGGTGTCCGGGTTGGCGCTGAAGGTGCGGATGCGGCGGGAGCCGTGCACGCTCGACGCGGCGATCGCGGCCAAGGCACCGGCCGACAGGCCGACGGTGACCATCCGGCCGCCCTTGGCCAACCGGCTTCGATAGCAGTGCAGTTCAGAGCCGACGGTGTCGACGATGACGTCGAACGGTCCGATCCGGTCCGAGGTGGTCGAGCCGTAGTCGAGGACTTCATCGGCACCGAGGCCGGTGAGCTGTTGGGCGTGGCGGTCACGAGCCAGCGCGGTGACATGGCCGCCCAATGCGTGTGCCAGTTGCACGGCGGCGGTGCCGACTCCGCCGGCCGCGCCCCGCACGAGGACCCGTTCCCCGCCCGCGAGGTGCACGCTGTCGCGCAACGCAATCAGCGCCGTCGCGCCCGCCACGACCAGGGAGGCCGCGTCGACCGACGAGAGTCCTGCCGGGGCGGGCGCGATCCGGTCCGAGGGGACCACGACGTACTCGGCCGCCCCCGCGGTGATGTGCCGCTGCCGGGGGTGCACCATGCCCCACACCCGGTCCCCGGCCCGGTAACCCTCGACCTCGGCGCCG from Streptomyces sp. NBC_00258 includes:
- a CDS encoding NADP-dependent oxidoreductase, which translates into the protein MKAAQITSYGAPDVLRINDVDRPAPGVGEVLVSVEASSVNGHDVIVRAGQVKMVSGRRFPIGAGLDFTGVVVETGAEVEGYRAGDRVWGMVHPRQRHITAGAAEYVVVPSDRIAPAPAGLSSVDAASLVVAGATALIALRDSVHLAGGERVLVRGAAGGVGTAAVQLAHALGGHVTALARDRHAQQLTGLGADEVLDYGSTTSDRIGPFDVIVDTVGSELHCYRSRLAKGGRMVTVGLSAGALAAIAASSVHGSRRIRTFSANPDTAVLRDVADHVISGALRPVVHSVYPYADIAAAHEAFERGGVVGKHVVAVSA